The following are encoded in a window of Halorarum salinum genomic DNA:
- a CDS encoding helicase HerA domain-containing protein has protein sequence MSEETITVADVSDGVGGESGLAAGTPISLPAVEILTGRGFITGKSGSGKSNTASVVIENLLSNNFPVLIVDSDGEYYGLKQEFEILHAGADDECDIQVSEEHAGKLAGLALEQNVPIILDVSGYLDEDEASGIIKETARQLFAKEKKLKKPFLMLVEECHEYIPEGVGMDEAGKTLIKIGKRGRKHGLGIVGISQRPADVKKDFITQCDWLCWHRLTWDNDTKVVSRILGSDYGEAIEDLDDGEAFMMTDWAESIRRVQFHRKQTFDAGATPGLDDFERPDLKSVSGDLVSELQDITDERERHESELADLRQELDKKRQRITQLERELEEAKDMSSMADTFAQALLRKADAPYRGGDGRRSGGDLVGREPARPDQSALHDYDGRDRRPGNEPGASNRGDDAADVRSEATVAAAATNGAGAAANDVGENGADSDATDLDAEPHGEAASNGAATNGTETDATVGEADVAATAPDAVPTTDGVSVEEARSRSGFDDAAELASFADGAELRRRDAVVDGFSRAIGSLEEVTRDMFAYYRVAGRATAEEAHVAAGGSGDRRFAYSRNRKLRRAGLVEHRSHGEYAYALPDLVERVYGDNADRQELAEVVAEIEVRAGLAEPERR, from the coding sequence ATGAGCGAGGAGACGATCACCGTCGCCGACGTGAGCGACGGCGTCGGGGGCGAGTCGGGGCTCGCGGCCGGAACCCCCATCTCCCTCCCGGCGGTCGAGATCCTCACCGGGCGGGGGTTCATCACGGGGAAGTCGGGGAGCGGAAAGTCGAACACGGCCAGCGTCGTCATCGAGAACCTCCTCTCGAACAACTTCCCCGTGCTCATCGTCGACTCCGACGGCGAGTACTACGGGCTGAAACAGGAGTTCGAGATACTCCACGCGGGCGCCGACGACGAGTGCGACATCCAGGTGTCCGAGGAGCACGCGGGCAAACTGGCGGGGCTCGCGCTCGAACAGAACGTCCCCATCATCCTCGACGTTTCCGGCTACCTCGACGAGGACGAGGCGTCGGGCATCATCAAGGAGACGGCACGGCAGCTGTTCGCCAAGGAGAAGAAGCTGAAGAAGCCGTTCCTGATGCTCGTCGAGGAGTGTCACGAGTACATCCCCGAGGGCGTCGGGATGGACGAGGCGGGCAAGACGCTGATCAAGATCGGCAAGCGCGGCCGGAAACACGGCCTCGGCATCGTCGGCATCTCCCAGCGGCCCGCGGACGTGAAGAAGGACTTCATCACCCAGTGCGACTGGCTCTGCTGGCACCGACTCACCTGGGACAACGACACGAAGGTCGTCTCGCGCATCCTCGGGAGCGACTACGGCGAGGCGATCGAGGACCTCGACGACGGCGAGGCGTTCATGATGACCGACTGGGCCGAGTCCATCCGGCGGGTGCAGTTCCACCGGAAGCAGACGTTCGACGCGGGCGCGACCCCCGGCCTCGACGACTTCGAGCGGCCCGACCTCAAGTCCGTCTCGGGCGATCTCGTCTCCGAGCTACAGGACATCACCGACGAGCGGGAGCGTCACGAGTCCGAGCTGGCCGACCTCCGCCAGGAACTCGACAAGAAGCGCCAGCGCATCACGCAACTGGAGCGGGAACTCGAGGAGGCGAAGGACATGTCCTCGATGGCGGACACCTTCGCGCAGGCGCTCCTCCGGAAGGCCGATGCGCCGTACCGGGGCGGTGACGGCCGGCGTTCCGGGGGCGACCTCGTCGGGCGGGAGCCCGCTCGTCCCGACCAGTCGGCGCTCCACGACTACGACGGGAGGGACCGGAGGCCCGGGAACGAACCCGGGGCGTCGAACCGGGGGGACGACGCGGCTGACGTTCGGAGCGAGGCGACGGTCGCTGCCGCCGCGACGAACGGCGCCGGCGCCGCCGCGAACGACGTCGGCGAAAACGGGGCCGACTCCGACGCGACCGACCTGGACGCGGAGCCGCACGGCGAGGCGGCGTCGAACGGTGCCGCGACGAACGGGACCGAAACCGACGCCACCGTCGGCGAGGCGGACGTCGCAGCGACGGCCCCCGACGCGGTTCCGACGACGGACGGGGTCTCCGTCGAGGAGGCGCGGTCCCGCTCCGGGTTCGACGACGCGGCCGAACTCGCCTCGTTCGCGGACGGGGCCGAGCTCAGGCGACGCGACGCGGTCGTCGACGGGTTCTCCCGGGCGATCGGATCGCTGGAGGAGGTGACCCGCGACATGTTCGCCTACTACCGCGTTGCGGGCCGTGCGACCGCCGAGGAGGCACACGTCGCCGCCGGCGGTTCGGGCGACCGCCGTTTCGCGTACAGCCGGAACCGAAAGCTCCGGCGGGCCGGCCTGGTCGAACACCGTTCACACGGGGAGTACGCCTACGCGCTGCCGGACCTCGTCGAACGCGTGTACGGCGACAACGCGGACCGGCAGGAGCTCGCGGAGGTCGTCGCCGAGATCGAGGTCCGCGCCGGACTCGCCGAACCGGAACGGCGCTGA
- a CDS encoding halocarboxylic acid dehydrogenase DehI family protein codes for MDTSAQLYESDATGWREGLYADVRHVFRAPFVNWIVRTATANHPELTRHLWGQVKPAFLTRAFAETSVAYRDAVLSALEDLPAYRRGTLGLPPSEERELRAQVETFDVVAPRLAVLFDLVDRSMSGGAVGSAPPDDPATAAPFPEHLDADRGAEPSMIAADEVDPEAADAIAGIRSFHGFDDGFPSIYRCLAQWPGFLARLWEDVRPAFESDAFDAAVDAADDVVGGYVDELAYRPALSTEALTAAGFDREAIDEVAGLFREFNAGPVETVLPALPAFATTLGVAGQRRI; via the coding sequence ATGGATACGAGCGCCCAGTTGTACGAGTCGGACGCGACCGGATGGCGCGAGGGGCTGTACGCGGACGTCAGGCACGTCTTCCGCGCGCCGTTCGTCAACTGGATCGTCCGGACCGCGACCGCGAACCACCCGGAACTGACTCGCCACCTCTGGGGACAGGTGAAGCCGGCGTTCCTGACGCGGGCGTTCGCGGAGACCTCGGTCGCGTACCGGGACGCCGTCCTCTCGGCGCTGGAGGACCTCCCCGCCTACCGCCGCGGAACCCTCGGTCTCCCGCCGTCCGAGGAGCGCGAACTCCGTGCCCAGGTCGAGACGTTCGACGTGGTCGCCCCCCGGCTCGCGGTGCTGTTCGACCTGGTGGACCGGTCGATGAGCGGCGGTGCCGTCGGCTCGGCTCCCCCGGACGATCCCGCAACCGCGGCGCCGTTTCCGGAGCACCTCGACGCGGACCGCGGCGCGGAACCGTCCATGATCGCGGCCGACGAGGTCGATCCGGAGGCCGCTGACGCGATCGCGGGGATCCGCTCGTTCCACGGCTTCGACGACGGGTTTCCGAGCATCTACCGGTGTCTCGCGCAGTGGCCGGGGTTCCTCGCTCGGCTCTGGGAGGACGTCCGACCGGCGTTCGAGTCGGACGCGTTCGACGCCGCGGTCGACGCCGCGGACGACGTGGTCGGGGGGTACGTCGACGAACTCGCCTACCGGCCCGCGCTCTCGACGGAGGCGCTGACGGCGGCGGGATTCGACCGGGAGGCGATCGACGAGGTGGCCGGGCTGTTCCGCGAGTTCAACGCCGGTCCCGTCGAAACGGTGCTGCCGGCGCTCCCGGCGTTCGCGACCACACTCGGCGTCGCGGGCCAGCGGCGCATCTGA
- a CDS encoding DNA polymerase Y family protein: MEGTLPGVPTDEDGERVVLHVDMDCFYASCERMREPRLRGEPVVVGMGYEAGETVGAVATASYEAREFGVESAQAISVALERLPRMANADADADDPNAPDPDEAGFYRPVDMEFYESVAAEVKEVLHDCADTVREVSIDEAYLDVTDRTAWTDAPDGDRTLAEGFARHVKDRIDREVGVVASVGVAPNMATAKVASDFDKPDGLTVVRPGGIESFLGPLPIEEVHGVGPVTARELADLGIETAGDLADADPAELTDRFGDRGRELYDRARGDDDREVTPTGRPKSLSRSSALSEPTDDRERKAKVVRALAADVAERARSRGALYRTIGIMAVTPPYDVNTRAESLSGPVDDPDLVREVALDLLGEFEDETVRKLGVRVSKLSFDAGEQATLGGYEGAETVDGESDGADAAGQGSPRRTDRSEGGQARTADPTLEEWVEETGTVDGEERSRDRRSRDGQVSLGDFE; this comes from the coding sequence ATGGAGGGAACGCTCCCCGGCGTGCCGACGGACGAGGACGGGGAGCGCGTCGTGTTGCACGTCGACATGGACTGCTTTTACGCCTCGTGCGAGCGCATGCGTGAGCCCCGACTCCGCGGCGAACCGGTCGTCGTCGGGATGGGCTACGAGGCGGGCGAGACCGTCGGCGCGGTGGCGACCGCGAGCTACGAGGCGCGCGAGTTCGGCGTGGAGTCCGCGCAGGCGATCTCCGTGGCGCTGGAACGGCTCCCCCGGATGGCGAACGCGGACGCGGACGCGGACGATCCGAACGCCCCGGACCCCGACGAGGCCGGGTTCTACCGTCCCGTCGACATGGAGTTCTACGAGTCCGTCGCGGCGGAGGTGAAGGAGGTGCTCCACGACTGTGCGGACACGGTCCGTGAGGTCAGCATCGACGAGGCGTACCTCGACGTGACGGATCGGACCGCCTGGACCGACGCGCCCGACGGCGACCGGACGCTCGCCGAGGGCTTCGCCCGGCACGTGAAGGACCGTATCGACCGCGAGGTCGGCGTGGTCGCGAGCGTGGGCGTCGCGCCGAACATGGCGACCGCGAAGGTCGCCTCCGACTTCGACAAGCCGGACGGGCTCACGGTCGTCCGCCCGGGCGGGATCGAGTCGTTCCTCGGGCCGCTCCCCATCGAGGAGGTCCACGGCGTCGGCCCGGTGACCGCCCGGGAACTCGCCGACCTCGGGATCGAGACCGCCGGCGACCTCGCCGACGCCGACCCGGCGGAGCTGACGGACCGCTTCGGCGATCGCGGGCGGGAGCTGTACGACCGCGCCCGCGGCGATGACGACCGGGAGGTGACCCCGACCGGGCGGCCCAAGAGCCTCTCCCGCTCGTCGGCGCTGTCGGAGCCGACCGACGACCGCGAACGGAAGGCCAAGGTCGTCCGGGCGCTCGCGGCGGACGTCGCGGAGCGTGCCCGTTCCCGGGGGGCCCTCTACCGCACCATCGGCATCATGGCGGTCACCCCGCCGTACGACGTGAACACGCGCGCCGAGTCGCTCTCCGGACCCGTGGACGATCCCGACCTCGTGCGGGAGGTGGCGCTCGACCTGCTGGGGGAGTTCGAGGACGAGACGGTCCGGAAGCTCGGCGTGCGCGTCTCGAAACTCTCGTTCGACGCGGGCGAGCAGGCGACGCTCGGCGGGTACGAGGGCGCGGAGACGGTCGACGGGGAGTCCGACGGCGCGGACGCCGCCGGGCAGGGCTCGCCCCGACGCACCGACCGGTCGGAGGGGGGCCAGGCGAGGACGGCCGACCCGACGCTCGAGGAGTGGGTCGAGGAGACGGGGACTGTGGACGGGGAGGAACGGAGCCGGGACCGGCGCTCGCGCGACGGCCAGGTGTCGCTCGGCGACTTCGAGTGA
- a CDS encoding DUF7835 family putative zinc beta-ribbon protein has translation MSHALRDDGSLTESCEQCGTDTPHEVSIEIRTEGSGENEEFSREPYRVASCTRCGHETTTRMNDR, from the coding sequence GTGTCACACGCGCTACGCGATGACGGTAGCTTGACAGAATCGTGCGAGCAGTGCGGTACGGACACTCCTCACGAGGTCAGCATCGAGATCCGGACCGAGGGCTCCGGGGAGAACGAGGAGTTCTCCAGGGAGCCCTACCGCGTGGCGTCGTGTACGCGCTGTGGGCACGAGACCACCACTCGGATGAACGATCGCTGA
- the lrpA1 gene encoding HTH-type transcriptional regulator LrpA1, which produces MSTTSTADRILEVLEQDAQASYADIADRAGVSKPTVRKYINQLEDDGVIVGYSADVDPKKLSGKTIALVGIEVDSEQYVEATRELKSIDAVESLYTSSGDHMFMAEVRSSDGDELGRVISEEIGAVEGVTAAHPSVLQERLK; this is translated from the coding sequence ATGAGTACGACGTCCACTGCCGACCGCATCCTCGAGGTGCTGGAGCAGGACGCCCAGGCCTCCTACGCCGACATCGCGGACCGGGCCGGCGTGTCGAAACCGACGGTCAGAAAGTACATCAACCAGCTCGAGGACGACGGCGTCATCGTCGGCTACTCGGCCGACGTCGACCCGAAGAAGCTCTCGGGCAAGACCATCGCGCTCGTCGGCATCGAGGTGGACAGCGAGCAGTACGTCGAGGCCACGCGCGAACTGAAGTCGATCGACGCCGTCGAGTCGCTGTACACGTCCTCGGGCGACCACATGTTCATGGCCGAGGTGCGCTCCTCGGACGGCGACGAACTCGGCCGGGTCATCAGCGAGGAGATCGGCGCCGTCGAGGGCGTCACTGCGGCACACCCCTCCGTCCTGCAGGAGCGACTGAAGTAG
- a CDS encoding thiamine pyrophosphate-dependent enzyme, whose amino-acid sequence MSAFSAIGEEREIDRDEYTPTVEPQATWCPGCGDFGVLKSLKQALPEVGRTPEETLLVTGIGCSGKLNSYLDSYGFHTLHGRALPVARAAALANPELEVIAAGGDGDGYGIGGNHFVHTARENHDMTYIVFNNEIFGLTKGQTSPTSPKGHKSKTQPHGSAKTPIRPLSMALTSGASFVARTAAVNPNQARDILVQAMEHDGFAHVDFLTQCPTWNKDARQYVPYTDINDSEDYEFDPTNRADAQELMRETEDKLYEGEVLTGIYYREDDRPSYQEEKKQLGELPEEPLAERYFDEDYDWERSYDRFIDQHK is encoded by the coding sequence ATGAGCGCATTCAGTGCGATCGGAGAGGAACGAGAGATCGACCGGGACGAGTACACGCCGACCGTCGAGCCCCAGGCAACGTGGTGTCCGGGCTGTGGCGACTTCGGCGTGCTCAAGTCCCTGAAACAGGCGCTGCCCGAGGTCGGCCGCACGCCCGAGGAGACGCTCCTCGTGACGGGGATCGGCTGCTCGGGCAAGCTGAACAGCTACCTCGACAGCTACGGCTTCCACACGCTGCACGGGCGCGCGCTGCCCGTCGCGCGTGCGGCCGCGCTGGCGAACCCGGAACTGGAGGTCATCGCCGCCGGCGGCGACGGCGACGGCTACGGCATCGGCGGGAACCACTTCGTGCACACCGCCCGGGAGAACCACGACATGACCTACATCGTGTTCAACAACGAGATCTTCGGGCTCACCAAGGGCCAGACCTCCCCCACGAGCCCGAAGGGTCACAAGTCGAAGACCCAGCCACACGGGTCCGCGAAGACGCCGATCCGGCCGCTGTCGATGGCGCTCACCTCGGGCGCCTCGTTCGTGGCACGCACCGCGGCGGTGAACCCGAACCAGGCGCGCGACATCCTGGTCCAGGCGATGGAGCACGACGGCTTCGCGCACGTCGACTTCCTCACCCAGTGTCCCACCTGGAACAAGGACGCGCGACAGTACGTCCCCTACACCGACATCAACGACTCCGAGGACTACGAGTTCGACCCGACGAACCGGGCCGACGCCCAGGAGTTGATGCGCGAGACGGAGGACAAACTGTACGAGGGCGAGGTGCTCACCGGGATCTACTACCGGGAGGACGACCGGCCGTCCTACCAGGAGGAGAAGAAGCAGCTCGGGGAACTCCCCGAGGAGCCGCTCGCGGAGCGCTACTTCGACGAGGACTACGACTGGGAGCGGTCCTACGACCGGTTCATCGACCAGCACAAGTAG
- a CDS encoding 2-oxoacid:acceptor oxidoreductase subunit alpha, with protein MADDELIWRIAGGSGDGIASTSQNFAKALMRAGLHVFTHRHYPSRIRGGHTYVEVRASADPVKSRGDGYNFLLALGDSFARNPQEGAYYGNEEVKPLSENLDDLREGGVIIYDEGLLDPADVPDFEERVEENDWHVFPLDLRGLAREQGREVMRNTAGVGATCAITGIDLEWIEELMADAMPEEIFEPNLEILETAYEQVSENYDVDAPDINVPEGEHEEEQLLMSGSDAIAYGAIDEGCRFISGYPMTPWTEVFTIMSQNLPELGGISEQVEDEIAAAALAVGASHAGAKAMSGSSGGGFALMSEPLGLAEMSETPVVLIEAMRAGPSTGMPTKPEQGDLEHVLYTSQGDSHRVVLAPGTVQEAYDHSRTAFRLAYDYQIPSVVLYDQKLSGELTNVPASHFDREPNPTMGKTLTEAELEEQPHTEDGKFLRFQHETDDGVSPRSIPGQKGGRYLVTGNEHNEAGHISEDPDNRVAQVNRRFQKLDAIRADLDENSLLAPYGPEEAEYGILTFGSQQGTVEEAVDRLNANGTSVKALAVNELAPYPVESVEAFVESVDEVLVVEMNASAQFRGLTQKELGRYGEKLHSLLKYNGNPFEPAEIVEGFETSIVEDGELPGPETKFVPAAGD; from the coding sequence ATGGCAGACGACGAACTCATCTGGCGGATCGCGGGCGGGTCCGGAGACGGAATCGCCTCGACCAGCCAGAACTTCGCGAAAGCCCTGATGCGTGCGGGGCTCCACGTATTCACGCACCGTCACTATCCGTCGCGGATCCGGGGCGGCCACACCTACGTCGAGGTGCGCGCCTCCGCGGACCCCGTGAAGTCGCGCGGTGACGGGTACAACTTCCTCCTGGCGCTGGGCGACTCGTTCGCCCGGAACCCCCAGGAGGGGGCGTACTACGGCAACGAGGAGGTGAAACCGCTCTCGGAGAACCTGGACGACCTCCGGGAGGGCGGCGTCATCATCTACGACGAGGGGCTGCTCGACCCGGCCGACGTCCCGGACTTCGAGGAGCGCGTCGAGGAGAACGACTGGCACGTGTTCCCGCTCGACCTGCGCGGCCTCGCCCGCGAGCAGGGACGCGAGGTCATGCGGAACACGGCCGGCGTCGGCGCGACCTGCGCCATCACCGGCATCGACCTCGAGTGGATCGAGGAGCTGATGGCCGACGCGATGCCCGAGGAGATCTTCGAGCCGAACCTCGAGATCCTCGAGACCGCGTACGAGCAGGTGTCCGAGAACTACGACGTGGACGCCCCGGACATCAACGTCCCCGAGGGCGAACACGAGGAGGAACAGCTCCTCATGTCCGGGTCGGACGCCATCGCCTACGGCGCCATCGACGAGGGCTGCCGGTTCATCTCCGGCTACCCGATGACGCCGTGGACGGAGGTGTTCACCATCATGTCCCAGAACCTCCCCGAACTCGGGGGGATCTCCGAGCAGGTGGAAGACGAGATCGCCGCGGCCGCGCTCGCGGTCGGCGCCTCCCACGCGGGGGCGAAAGCGATGTCCGGGTCCTCGGGCGGCGGGTTCGCCCTGATGTCCGAACCGCTCGGGCTGGCGGAGATGTCGGAGACGCCGGTCGTCCTCATCGAGGCGATGCGTGCCGGCCCCTCCACGGGGATGCCGACCAAGCCCGAACAGGGCGACCTCGAGCACGTCCTCTACACCTCGCAGGGCGACTCCCACCGCGTCGTGCTCGCGCCCGGCACGGTCCAGGAGGCGTACGACCACTCCCGGACGGCGTTCAGGCTGGCGTACGACTACCAGATCCCGTCCGTCGTCCTGTACGACCAGAAGCTCTCGGGCGAACTGACGAACGTTCCGGCCTCCCACTTCGACCGCGAGCCGAACCCCACGATGGGGAAGACGCTCACCGAGGCGGAGCTCGAGGAACAGCCCCACACCGAGGACGGGAAGTTCCTCCGCTTCCAGCACGAGACCGACGACGGCGTCTCGCCGCGCTCGATCCCGGGCCAGAAGGGCGGGCGCTACCTCGTCACCGGCAACGAACACAACGAGGCGGGCCACATCAGCGAGGACCCGGACAACCGGGTCGCGCAGGTGAACCGACGGTTCCAGAAGCTCGACGCCATCCGCGCGGACCTGGACGAGAACTCGCTGCTCGCCCCGTACGGACCCGAGGAGGCCGAGTACGGTATCCTCACGTTCGGCAGCCAGCAGGGGACCGTCGAGGAGGCGGTCGACCGGCTGAACGCGAACGGGACGTCGGTGAAGGCGCTCGCGGTGAACGAACTGGCGCCCTACCCGGTCGAGTCGGTCGAGGCCTTCGTCGAGAGCGTCGACGAGGTGCTCGTCGTCGAGATGAACGCCTCCGCGCAGTTCCGCGGCCTGACCCAGAAGGAGCTGGGTCGCTACGGCGAGAAGCTGCACTCGCTGCTGAAGTACAACGGCAACCCCTTCGAGCCCGCCGAGATCGTGGAGGGCTTCGAGACGTCGATCGTCGAGGACGGGGAGCTCCCCGGCCCCGAGACCAAGTTCGTCCCCGCGGCAGGTGACTGA
- a CDS encoding PKD domain-containing protein, with protein sequence MRYVLLAVALSLVIAGLPTATALDGNEPPVVDAGLDQSVEVGDTVYLDGGGSFDPDGDRLTYEWSVESPDGSTFPPEGAGSERTSFEASETGRYYVTLAATDEDGVERTDTLYVDVGPADEESEENGAPTGRISGPDAVIRGESATFSADVSDPDGSIDSYGWSTGAHGRTTERTFSEAVGERVTVSVTVTDDDGASTRLTKTATVVEDGSESTSNNDPPGASIDGPERLGVGEGATFLLRGADSDGTVVRRSWAEPEATSGSTITRSFDRSGEYTIRGTVTDDDGATATASHTVEVYGSGEPVVSISGPDTVPSGSSASYTLEAYDPDGGELTVSWSPAQTRLEREASPFDNTVPVDDPPGETLVVSATVTDDEGQSVTVVKRTKVTRVTDKVWDEASPIIDDLTFAYPPSMEERMDDRYDVHGGTYIYGVNVSHDTGERVNVRWEFNDSTTLTDALGPLDGTVNSTVEHQFMSEEGGKQTRAIWVEATDGSGDQTRRKWTHRVHTSARHDDIRFSASAGGESIGADGRLTVPVGTTVRFDAFSLQYFRVEFGDGVVEQHDGSQDWQSFQHSYDDPGTYTIQISSHQGPEGYGAKRVTIHVTGESYTEYWYEVREKMREQIISQNSPAGDSWEAISVARSERYFTGNTETYEGHLADNIELGDGWILNRTYTATRERTKTRVADFDPVDRVAHGRSRNGVSNRTRRPISRTSTPGTVRGTIGPDGRTRAKRGPRRSYTATGTTTADSVTSITNGRPVRSGRWTRHRMAGSHDRVNGGTTKETSGTLDTIIADGRSTIRSTSTIVKSNERGLSGFTST encoded by the coding sequence ATGAGGTACGTACTGCTCGCTGTCGCGTTATCGCTCGTCATCGCAGGTTTGCCCACGGCCACCGCCCTCGACGGAAACGAGCCGCCGGTCGTCGACGCCGGACTCGACCAGTCGGTGGAGGTCGGGGACACCGTCTATCTGGATGGGGGCGGGTCGTTCGATCCGGACGGCGACCGTCTCACGTACGAGTGGAGCGTGGAGTCGCCGGACGGCTCGACGTTCCCGCCGGAGGGCGCCGGATCCGAACGAACGAGCTTCGAGGCGTCGGAGACCGGTCGATACTACGTGACCCTCGCCGCGACAGATGAGGACGGAGTAGAGCGAACTGACACGCTATACGTCGACGTCGGTCCGGCCGACGAGGAGTCGGAGGAGAACGGGGCGCCGACCGGTCGGATCTCCGGCCCGGACGCCGTGATTCGGGGGGAGTCCGCGACGTTCTCCGCCGACGTCTCGGACCCGGACGGGTCGATCGATAGCTACGGCTGGAGCACGGGTGCGCACGGTCGGACGACGGAGCGAACGTTCTCGGAGGCGGTCGGGGAACGGGTGACCGTCTCGGTGACCGTGACGGACGACGACGGAGCCTCGACGCGTCTCACGAAGACGGCAACCGTGGTCGAGGACGGGTCCGAGTCGACGTCCAACAACGATCCTCCCGGTGCCAGTATCGACGGTCCAGAACGATTGGGTGTCGGCGAGGGGGCGACGTTCCTCCTCAGGGGAGCGGACTCCGACGGGACGGTGGTGCGACGGTCGTGGGCGGAGCCGGAGGCCACGTCCGGGTCGACGATCACCCGGTCGTTCGACCGGAGCGGGGAGTACACCATCCGCGGAACCGTCACGGACGATGACGGGGCGACTGCGACCGCCAGCCACACCGTCGAAGTGTACGGAAGCGGGGAACCGGTCGTGAGCATCTCCGGGCCGGACACCGTTCCGTCGGGATCCTCCGCGAGCTATACGCTGGAGGCGTACGATCCGGACGGGGGCGAGCTGACGGTTTCCTGGTCGCCCGCACAGACTCGGCTGGAACGCGAGGCCTCGCCGTTCGACAACACGGTGCCCGTGGACGACCCTCCCGGTGAGACGCTAGTGGTTTCCGCGACCGTGACTGACGACGAAGGGCAGTCCGTGACGGTGGTGAAGCGGACGAAGGTGACTAGGGTGACGGATAAGGTATGGGACGAGGCCTCACCTATCATTGACGACCTCACTTTCGCCTATCCGCCATCGATGGAGGAACGGATGGACGACCGGTACGACGTCCACGGTGGAACGTACATCTACGGTGTGAACGTCTCGCACGATACGGGTGAGCGCGTCAACGTACGATGGGAGTTCAACGATAGCACGACCTTGACGGACGCGCTCGGCCCGCTGGACGGGACCGTGAACTCGACGGTCGAACACCAGTTCATGTCGGAGGAGGGCGGGAAACAGACCAGGGCGATCTGGGTCGAGGCGACCGACGGGTCCGGCGATCAGACGCGGCGGAAGTGGACCCATCGCGTCCACACGTCCGCCAGACACGACGATATCCGGTTCAGCGCGTCGGCCGGCGGCGAGTCCATCGGTGCCGATGGTCGTCTCACCGTCCCAGTCGGAACGACGGTTCGATTTGACGCGTTCTCCCTTCAATACTTCAGAGTGGAGTTCGGCGACGGTGTCGTCGAGCAGCACGATGGCTCTCAGGACTGGCAGTCGTTCCAGCATTCGTACGATGACCCTGGAACGTACACCATACAGATTTCCTCACATCAGGGGCCAGAGGGGTACGGGGCGAAACGAGTTACCATCCATGTCACTGGAGAATCTTACACTGAGTATTGGTACGAAGTCCGGGAAAAGATGCGTGAACAAATTATCTCACAGAATAGTCCAGCAGGAGATAGTTGGGAGGCCATCTCTGTAGCTAGATCTGAGAGATATTTCACCGGAAACACGGAGACCTATGAAGGTCATCTTGCCGATAACATTGAACTCGGAGATGGATGGATACTAAATCGGACCTACACGGCCACACGCGAACGAACGAAGACCCGAGTCGCCGACTTCGATCCCGTGGATCGGGTAGCACATGGACGCTCTCGGAACGGCGTGTCGAACAGGACACGGAGACCTATTTCGAGGACGAGTACACCTGGTACGGTGCGAGGTACGATCGGCCCGGATGGTCGTACACGGGCGAAACGCGGACCGAGAAGATCGTACACAGCGACGGGCACGACCACCGCCGACAGCGTCACGTCGATTACGAACGGACGTCCTGTGCGGAGTGGGCGCTGGACCCGTCACCGTATGGCGGGTTCTCACGATCGTGTGAACGGTGGAACTACGAAAGAAACGTCTGGTACACTGGACACTATCATAGCGGATGGACGGAGTACGATACGGAGTACCAGTACCATCGTGAAGTCGAACGAACGAGGACTGTCTGGCTTCACGAGTACGTGA
- a CDS encoding CAP domain-containing protein: MLLLLSGCGAYATDIATTDVKEITRADTTEADHSDRTGFGQPDSAVSTPEPLHNKTPRGDINVTEAEKHLVAELNDHRLTNDLDTLVADPRLAVIARHHSYDMANRDFFDHENPDEQYLGDRLDESSYKCSPGAENIHLTGWLTGNRTTERQLAYDSILSFMRSAPHNENMLTPQFTTTGIGIYVTEDRHVFVTMLLCK, encoded by the coding sequence ATGCTCCTCCTCCTTTCAGGTTGTGGCGCATATGCCACTGATATAGCGACGACGGATGTGAAGGAAATTACTCGCGCTGATACGACCGAAGCGGATCACTCGGACCGTACAGGGTTCGGCCAACCTGATAGTGCTGTCAGCACTCCCGAACCTTTGCATAATAAAACACCACGAGGTGATATCAACGTTACTGAAGCTGAGAAGCACCTCGTAGCGGAATTGAATGATCATCGACTCACAAATGATCTTGATACGTTAGTTGCTGATCCTCGCCTTGCGGTAATTGCCCGACATCACTCGTATGACATGGCGAACAGGGATTTCTTCGACCATGAGAATCCAGACGAGCAATATCTCGGTGACCGATTGGATGAAAGTAGTTACAAATGCAGTCCAGGTGCAGAAAATATCCATTTGACTGGATGGTTAACAGGAAACCGTACTACTGAAAGACAACTTGCATACGATTCTATTCTTTCATTTATGAGGTCAGCTCCACACAACGAAAATATGCTTACTCCCCAATTCACCACCACCGGAATCGGCATCTACGTTACAGAGGACCGCCACGTCTTCGTGACGATGTTATTGTGCAAATGA